In Deltaproteobacteria bacterium, one genomic interval encodes:
- a CDS encoding fibronectin type III domain-containing protein, with protein MMGKLNMQSCGSVFRQIVTAACVMGVCATAQSEDTRFYELEGFGVLLNGNPESTALSEDGAITLPPASREWFNDPEASFSAATAYKDGVAVARVDTQSIVYIDSSGAEEVILEVSEAMVTSLKFHDGFLYIAAGPPAVIHRIGEDGKSEVFYEAEAGYVWDIEFKSDGTMMLATGEPGSVVEVGSDKKGEPIFIPEQKHLRSLVLSDSLGTFVGGGERGVVYRQAPGTDDFVALFDARLPEVVDLVVAGSFVYAAAVKGATALVESKKSKVEVRSQLWQIDMRGTGQVLAGSNDEAIFDLAVDRRGNILASTGATGRDDPRGRIYAISADKRMVSLIYQSPSKRITQMVDIGKGRFASIGGGGGRVAQFGGAYEEQGEFFTAPFDAAINSSFGSVNLYGSFPSSTKATIAIRTGQTSSPDETWTKWSREIGVKGGQSKTKLSGRYMQLRVTLKGDDDVTPEVHRLQVAYLRQNLPPFVKEIVALRKGIAFLPVLRDKSESKVVSLGDKIPEASRAGADKASKKKKRQSKARQVIRDGALTVRWVADDPNGDTLAYQLEVRESGMKDWRVLQENTPSPYFTLNSTQLPDGHYQFRVQATDGPSNPVGEGQTDVRESRSVLVDNTPPSVTRLDVDDDDGVYTATAVAKDTIGPLREAVFSLNGAPFLRAQAADGILDGPSDKLVMPLGKLAPGRYHLTVRVRDDSENRSTREVRFEVSE; from the coding sequence ATGATGGGTAAGTTGAATATGCAAAGTTGTGGGTCTGTGTTTCGGCAAATTGTAACGGCCGCTTGTGTGATGGGTGTGTGTGCCACCGCTCAATCCGAGGATACTCGGTTTTATGAGTTGGAGGGCTTTGGCGTTCTCTTAAATGGTAATCCCGAATCAACGGCATTAAGCGAGGATGGAGCGATTACGCTGCCACCGGCAAGCCGCGAGTGGTTCAATGACCCCGAGGCATCATTTAGCGCAGCAACGGCTTACAAGGATGGAGTCGCGGTCGCACGTGTCGATACGCAATCTATCGTTTACATCGACTCCTCTGGTGCTGAAGAAGTTATCCTCGAAGTATCTGAAGCGATGGTGACGTCCCTAAAGTTTCACGATGGATTTCTGTACATTGCAGCTGGTCCACCAGCGGTCATTCACCGCATTGGGGAAGATGGAAAAAGCGAAGTCTTTTATGAGGCAGAAGCTGGTTATGTGTGGGACATCGAGTTCAAGAGCGACGGAACGATGATGCTTGCCACCGGCGAGCCAGGCTCTGTTGTGGAAGTGGGTTCTGATAAAAAAGGCGAACCTATTTTTATTCCTGAACAAAAGCATCTTCGCTCACTTGTTCTGAGTGATAGTTTGGGAACATTTGTCGGCGGCGGCGAGCGCGGTGTGGTTTATCGTCAAGCGCCAGGTACGGATGATTTCGTGGCTCTTTTTGATGCACGCCTTCCTGAAGTTGTTGACCTCGTTGTGGCGGGCTCATTCGTTTATGCGGCTGCGGTAAAAGGGGCTACAGCTCTTGTCGAAAGTAAGAAGTCGAAAGTGGAAGTACGCTCGCAGCTTTGGCAAATCGATATGAGGGGAACTGGCCAAGTACTTGCTGGCTCTAATGATGAAGCCATCTTTGACTTAGCCGTAGACCGGCGCGGTAACATTTTGGCCTCAACGGGTGCGACCGGCAGAGATGATCCGCGCGGACGTATTTACGCCATCAGCGCAGACAAGAGGATGGTGAGTTTGATTTATCAGTCACCATCGAAACGCATTACGCAAATGGTAGATATCGGCAAAGGCCGCTTTGCTTCTATTGGAGGCGGCGGTGGTCGTGTGGCTCAATTTGGCGGCGCATATGAAGAGCAAGGTGAATTTTTCACAGCACCGTTTGATGCCGCAATTAACTCCTCTTTCGGATCAGTGAACCTTTATGGTTCTTTTCCTTCCAGCACCAAAGCAACCATCGCGATCCGCACCGGCCAAACTTCTTCACCGGATGAAACCTGGACGAAGTGGTCCCGAGAAATTGGCGTGAAGGGCGGACAAAGCAAAACGAAATTAAGTGGCCGCTATATGCAGCTGCGTGTGACTTTGAAGGGCGATGATGATGTCACGCCAGAAGTACACCGTCTTCAGGTAGCTTACCTGCGCCAGAACCTGCCACCCTTTGTGAAAGAGATTGTTGCGCTGCGAAAGGGCATCGCGTTTTTGCCAGTCCTTCGTGACAAGAGTGAGAGTAAAGTTGTGAGCCTGGGAGATAAGATCCCTGAAGCTTCTCGCGCTGGGGCAGACAAAGCCTCCAAAAAGAAAAAGAGGCAGTCTAAAGCCCGGCAGGTCATCCGTGATGGCGCGTTAACGGTACGCTGGGTAGCCGATGATCCCAATGGCGATACTTTGGCGTATCAGCTTGAAGTACGTGAATCGGGGATGAAAGATTGGCGGGTTCTACAAGAAAATACGCCAAGCCCTTACTTTACGCTGAATTCAACACAGCTTCCCGATGGACACTATCAATTTCGTGTCCAGGCCACCGATGGACCATCGAATCCCGTCGGGGAGGGTCAGACTGACGTTCGTGAGAGTCGCTCGGTGCTCGTGGATAATACGCCGCCGTCGGTGACTCGTTTGGATGTTGATGATGACGATGGTGTTTACACTGCCACAGCCGTTGCGAAAGATACCATTGGCCCACTTCGGGAGGCCGTGTTTTCTTTGAATGGCGCACCTTTTCTACGTGCTCAGGCCGCAGACGGTATTTTGGATGGACCTTCGGACAAGCTGGTTATGCCACTGGGTAAGCTTGCTCCAGGACGCTATCATTTGACGGTACGTGTTCGTGATGATTCAGAAAATCGGAGCACACGCGAAGTGCGGTTTGAAGTTTCCGAATAG